In Mercenaria mercenaria strain notata chromosome 13, MADL_Memer_1, whole genome shotgun sequence, a single window of DNA contains:
- the LOC123530321 gene encoding uncharacterized protein LOC123530321: MSNTKSKALTSTSKEIVNNVANYFVKEAKEPSNIPQYSFLQRTAEATGISSRTISRIRKEFKDSGSLTSPKRTSPKELKTVDDFDRCAIRNKIYEFYTVRHELPTLTNLHEALKEDIDFIGSKSLLRKIIRELGFRWKRTNSQRKVLVEKQSVVELRLKYYAKKKQLEEAGYDFVYIDETWVDTSHTAKYCWQAPGMDGVTTPVSKGQRLIIVHGGSNEGFVPGALLIYKASSSSGDYHHEMNGENFCKWMQEKLLPNIKKKSAIVMDNASYHSVQSSKCPNSSTRKADIQKWLTEHNIQYDPALLRPQLLALAKTNKPEPAYVIDAIVRGYGHEVLRLPPYHPDLNPIELIWSQVKSIIASRNLTYRSADLVQIANSAFEEIGADRWRRACVHAQKTEISYRETDIVVDVAMDNLVIDLAEDSDSDETESASEGED; this comes from the exons ATGTCGAACACAAAATCTAAAGCTTTGACTTCAACATCGAAAGAGATAGTTAACAACGTTGCTAACTACTTCGTGAAAGAAGCGAAAGAACCATCTAACATACCGCAATACTCGTTCTTACAAAGGACAGCGGAGGCAACAGGTATTAGTAGCAGAACTATCAGCAGGATCCGTAAAGAATTTAAAGACTCGGGCTCCCTGACATCGCCGAAGCGGACATCCCCTAAGGAACTGAAGACGGTCGATGATTTTGACAGATGTGCCATACGCAATAAGATTTATGAATTTTACACAGTTAGGCACGAACTTCCAACTTTAACGAACCTGCACGAAGCTTTGAAGGAAGACATTGACTTTATCGGCAGTAAAAGTTTGTTAAGAAAGATTATCAGGGAACTTGGATTTAGATGGAAGAGAACGAACAGTCAGAGAAAGGTGTTAGTGGAAAAGCAAAGTGTGGTGGAGTTACGGCTGAAGTATTACGCGAAGAAGAAACAACTTGAAGAAGCTGGCTATGACTTCGTTTACATTGATGAGACTTGGGTAGACACAAGTCATACAGCTAAGTATTGCTGGCAGGCACCCGGCATGGATGGTGTTACAACCCCTGTGAGCAAGGGGCAAAGACTGATTATTGTGCACGGTGGTTCAAATGAGGGTTTTGTTCCAGGGGCGCTTCTTATCTATAAAGCGTCTAGCTCTTCTGGAGACTATCATCATGAAATGAATGGGGAAAATTTTTGTAAATGGATGCAAGAAAAATTGTtaccaaatattaaaaagaaGAGTGCGATTGTTATGGACAATGCATCTTATCACTCCGTTCAGTCCAGCAAATGTCCTAATTCTTCCACTCGGAAAGCAGATATACAG aaATGGTTGACGGAGCACAATATACAGTATGATCCAGCCTTGCTTAGACCCCAGCTCCTGGCACTAGCTAAAACGAATAAACCCGAGCCAGCATATGTCATTGATGCCATTGTCAGAGGATATGGGCATGAAGTTCTAAGATTGCCGCCGTATCATCCGGACCTTAACCCTATTGAACTGATATGGAGTCAGGTGAAGAGCATCATCGCATCCAGAAACCTTACATATAGGTCTGCTGACCTTGTTCAAATAGCAAATTCGGCATTTGAAGAGATAGGGGCTGATCGCTGGAGGAGAGCCTGTGTCCATGCtcaaaaaacagaaatatcttaTAGGGAGACAGATATTGTTGTTGATGTTGCGATGGACAATCTGGTCATTGACTTAGCTGAGGACAGTGATAGTGACGAAACCGAGAGTGCTAGCGAGGGAGAAGATTAG
- the LOC123529028 gene encoding uncharacterized protein LOC123529028 isoform X1, whose amino-acid sequence MVFYMNVTLFYRNLLCMTAKWRKMEKSEDGLMCRYCGRQFKSKSGLSNHENSRANLMRHRKFSYNTCRSTVYNLVEKAEPEHTGDVGISTRNTAQNNLPDNITLKSHTFDMPERGRLAGKNKYSTVSLDRNSLQKGSLGVRWKKARTNESKMLPSQRMGIQYDQNETTVLKK is encoded by the exons ATGGTGTTTTACATGAACGTAACACTTTTTTACCGAAATCTCCTCTGTATGACTGCCAAGTGGAG AAAAATGGAGAAGTCCGAAGACGGATTGATGTGCCGTTACTGTGGTCGCCAATTTAAAAGTAAATCAGGCCTTTCAAACCATGAAA ACAGCAGAGCAAATTTAATGAGACACAG aaaattcTCTTACAACACATGTCGGTCAACAGTATATAATCTTGTGGAGAAAGCAGAACCGGAGCATACTGGAGACGTTGGGATAAGCACTAGGAACACGGCGCAAAATAACTTGCCAGACAACATCACGCTAAA atCTCATACCTTTGACATGCCAGAAAGAGGAAGACTTGCTGGAAAGAATAAATACTCGACTGTGTCTCTTGATAGAAATTCTTTACAGAAGGGCTCTCTTGGAGTCAGATGGAAAAAGGCTAGAACTAACGAATCAAAGATGCTGCCATCACAGCGAATGGGAATTCAATATGATCAAAATGAGACGACGGTTCTAAAGAAATAA
- the LOC123529028 gene encoding uncharacterized protein LOC123529028 isoform X2, with protein MEKSEDGLMCRYCGRQFKSKSGLSNHENSRANLMRHRKFSYNTCRSTVYNLVEKAEPEHTGDVGISTRNTAQNNLPDNITLKSHTFDMPERGRLAGKNKYSTVSLDRNSLQKGSLGVRWKKARTNESKMLPSQRMGIQYDQNETTVLKK; from the exons ATGGAGAAGTCCGAAGACGGATTGATGTGCCGTTACTGTGGTCGCCAATTTAAAAGTAAATCAGGCCTTTCAAACCATGAAA ACAGCAGAGCAAATTTAATGAGACACAG aaaattcTCTTACAACACATGTCGGTCAACAGTATATAATCTTGTGGAGAAAGCAGAACCGGAGCATACTGGAGACGTTGGGATAAGCACTAGGAACACGGCGCAAAATAACTTGCCAGACAACATCACGCTAAA atCTCATACCTTTGACATGCCAGAAAGAGGAAGACTTGCTGGAAAGAATAAATACTCGACTGTGTCTCTTGATAGAAATTCTTTACAGAAGGGCTCTCTTGGAGTCAGATGGAAAAAGGCTAGAACTAACGAATCAAAGATGCTGCCATCACAGCGAATGGGAATTCAATATGATCAAAATGAGACGACGGTTCTAAAGAAATAA